One Endozoicomonas gorgoniicola DNA window includes the following coding sequences:
- the gyrA gene encoding DNA gyrase subunit A, producing MTDIAKEILPVNIEDELKQSYLDYAMSVIVGRALPDVRDGLKPVHRRVLFAMNELGNDWNKPYKKSARVVGDVIGKYHPHGDSAVYDTIVRMAQPFSMRYMLVDGQGNFGSVDGDSAAAMRYTEIRMQKISHDIMADLDKETVDYVPNYDGSEQIPAVMPTRIPSLLVNGSAGIAVGMATNIPPHNLTEVINGCLALIDDETLSVDDLMHYIPGPDFPTAAIINGRAGILQAYRTGRGRIYIRARADIEHDEKRNKSTIIITEIPYQLNKARLIEKIAELVKDKKIEGISELRDESDKDGMRIVIELRRGENADVVLNNLYAQTQLESVFGINTVALVDGQPKILNLKELLEAFIRHRREVVTRRTVYELRKARERGHLVEGLAVALSNIDPMIELIKASPTSAEAQEKLMAKGWEPGYMMEMAARAGSDACRPEDLPEQFGLRDGQYYLSPAQAKAILEMRLHRLTGLEIEKLLAEYRELIEKIAELLHILASPARLLEVIREELEKVKEEYGDERRTEITSSRRDLTVEDLIDEEDMVVTLSHGGYAKTTTLDTYQAQRRGGRGKSAASVKEEDYVEHMLVANTHTQILCFSSKGKVYWLKVYQIPEAGRTSRGRPIVNILPLEEGERITAMLPVDEYTEGHYVFMATTRGTVKKTPLEQFSRPRGSGLIALGLEEGDTLVGAQITDGEKQVMLLSNAGKAIRFEETDVRQMGRTARGVRGIKLQDGQRVISLIIPEEGAQILTASENGFGKRTCVEDFRITGRGGQGVISMQCTDRNGHIVGAIQVQDGEEVMLISDQGTLVRTRIDEISVMSRNTQGVTLIKVQEGEKLVGVARVEEPEEGDAPEAEAEEPGAEVQSADVKTDDSATDTADVNATEQND from the coding sequence ATGACAGATATCGCTAAAGAGATTCTTCCGGTAAACATCGAAGACGAACTCAAGCAGTCCTACCTGGACTACGCCATGAGTGTTATCGTCGGGCGAGCCTTGCCTGATGTGCGTGACGGCCTTAAGCCCGTACACAGGCGCGTACTGTTCGCGATGAACGAACTGGGCAACGACTGGAACAAGCCCTACAAAAAATCCGCCCGTGTGGTGGGTGATGTAATTGGTAAATACCACCCACACGGTGACAGTGCGGTATACGACACCATCGTTCGTATGGCCCAGCCATTTTCCATGCGTTATATGCTGGTGGATGGTCAGGGTAACTTTGGTTCCGTTGACGGCGACTCCGCTGCGGCCATGCGTTATACGGAAATCCGTATGCAGAAGATCAGTCATGACATCATGGCCGATCTCGATAAGGAAACCGTTGATTACGTACCCAACTACGATGGCAGTGAGCAGATTCCTGCCGTTATGCCAACCCGTATTCCTAGCCTGCTGGTCAATGGTTCTGCGGGTATCGCCGTGGGTATGGCGACGAATATTCCACCTCACAACCTGACCGAAGTGATCAACGGCTGTCTGGCACTGATTGATGACGAAACGCTGTCTGTTGATGACCTGATGCACTACATCCCGGGTCCTGATTTTCCGACGGCAGCCATTATCAATGGTCGTGCCGGAATCCTGCAGGCTTACCGCACCGGACGTGGGCGGATTTATATCCGCGCCCGTGCGGATATTGAACATGATGAAAAGCGCAATAAAAGCACCATCATTATCACCGAAATTCCTTATCAGCTGAACAAAGCCCGACTGATCGAAAAAATTGCCGAGCTGGTAAAAGATAAGAAAATTGAAGGTATCAGTGAGCTTCGCGACGAGTCCGACAAGGACGGTATGCGCATTGTTATTGAGCTGCGCCGGGGCGAAAACGCTGATGTGGTTCTGAACAACCTGTACGCCCAGACTCAGCTGGAGTCCGTGTTTGGTATCAACACGGTGGCTCTGGTCGATGGTCAGCCTAAGATTCTGAACCTGAAAGAGCTGCTGGAAGCCTTTATTCGTCATCGTCGTGAAGTGGTCACCCGCCGAACTGTTTATGAACTGCGTAAGGCGCGAGAGCGGGGCCACCTGGTAGAAGGTCTGGCAGTTGCGTTGTCCAATATTGACCCGATGATCGAGCTGATCAAAGCCTCTCCGACGTCTGCTGAAGCCCAGGAAAAACTGATGGCGAAAGGCTGGGAGCCGGGTTATATGATGGAGATGGCAGCGCGTGCCGGTTCTGATGCCTGCCGTCCTGAAGACCTGCCGGAGCAGTTTGGCCTGCGTGATGGTCAGTACTACCTGTCTCCGGCCCAGGCCAAAGCTATCCTGGAGATGCGGCTGCATCGCCTGACCGGTCTGGAAATCGAAAAGCTGCTGGCTGAATATCGTGAGCTTATCGAAAAGATTGCAGAGCTGTTGCATATCCTTGCCAGTCCTGCCCGTTTGCTGGAAGTGATTCGCGAAGAGCTGGAGAAGGTGAAAGAAGAGTATGGCGATGAGCGTCGTACCGAAATCACCAGCTCCCGTCGCGACCTGACCGTTGAAGACCTGATTGATGAAGAAGACATGGTGGTGACCCTGTCTCACGGCGGTTACGCGAAAACAACGACACTGGATACCTATCAGGCTCAGCGTCGTGGTGGTCGGGGTAAATCAGCGGCTTCCGTGAAGGAAGAAGATTACGTTGAACATATGCTGGTGGCGAACACCCATACCCAGATTTTGTGTTTCTCCAGTAAGGGTAAGGTGTACTGGCTCAAGGTGTACCAGATTCCGGAAGCGGGTCGCACGTCCCGTGGTCGCCCGATTGTGAATATTCTGCCGCTGGAAGAAGGCGAGCGCATTACCGCTATGCTGCCAGTGGATGAATACACTGAGGGTCATTATGTCTTTATGGCAACGACCCGGGGAACGGTGAAAAAGACGCCGCTGGAACAGTTCTCCCGTCCACGCGGCAGTGGTCTGATCGCATTGGGTCTGGAAGAAGGTGATACGCTTGTTGGGGCTCAGATTACCGATGGTGAAAAGCAGGTTATGCTGCTGTCCAACGCGGGCAAAGCCATCCGTTTTGAAGAGACCGATGTGCGCCAGATGGGACGTACTGCCCGTGGTGTGCGTGGTATCAAGCTACAGGATGGGCAACGGGTGATCTCCCTGATTATTCCGGAGGAAGGCGCGCAGATTCTGACGGCCAGTGAAAATGGCTTTGGTAAGCGTACTTGTGTTGAAGACTTCCGAATCACCGGTCGTGGCGGTCAGGGAGTGATCTCCATGCAGTGTACGGACCGGAACGGTCATATTGTCGGTGCGATACAGGTGCAGGACGGTGAAGAGGTGATGCTGATCTCCGATCAGGGTACCCTGGTACGTACCCGTATTGATGAGATTTCTGTGATGAGCCGAAATACTCAGGGTGTTACCCTGATTAAGGTTCAGGAAGGTGAGAAGCTTGTGGGGGTTGCCAGGGTTGAAGAGCCTGAAGAAGGTGATGCCCCGGAAGCGGAAGCGGAAGAGCCAGGAGCTGAAGTGCAAAGTGCCGACGTGAAGACTGATGACAGTGCTACTGACACTGCCGACGTCAACGCTACTGAGCAGAATGACTGA
- the serC gene encoding 3-phosphoserine/phosphohydroxythreonine transaminase, which translates to MVNNIIGPIAMDKPAAIDKQVFNFSAGPAPIPREVLEQAREELLDFKGLGASVMEISHRGKEFTRVAEESEQDLRELMNIPANYKVLFLQGGARGQFAAVPLNLKGSKKSADYVNSGYWAQSAIKEAQRYLNVNIIADGKLSGFRQMPSQEQWRFSSDAAYVHYTPNETIGGLEFPFIPETGDVPLVADMSSNILSRPIDVSKFGVIYAGAQKNIGPAGLTVAIVRDDLLEQRSSACPAVWDYATQADKDSMYNTPPTFAWYLAGLVFKWLKRQGGLAEMDKINERKARKLYGQIESTGFYRNNIDPCWCSRMNVPFTLADPELDSVFLAEAGKEGFMYLKGHRAVGGMRASIYNAVPETHVDALVGFMQEFERRYG; encoded by the coding sequence ATGGTGAATAATATTATTGGTCCTATAGCTATGGATAAACCTGCAGCGATAGATAAACAAGTGTTCAACTTTTCTGCCGGCCCTGCGCCTATCCCGAGGGAGGTGCTGGAGCAGGCCCGGGAAGAACTTCTCGACTTCAAAGGGCTGGGTGCATCGGTGATGGAGATCAGTCATCGGGGTAAAGAGTTTACCAGGGTGGCAGAAGAGTCTGAGCAGGATCTGCGTGAACTGATGAATATTCCAGCCAATTACAAGGTGCTGTTTCTGCAGGGTGGCGCCCGTGGTCAGTTTGCGGCGGTCCCCCTGAACCTGAAAGGCAGTAAAAAAAGTGCGGATTATGTTAACAGTGGGTACTGGGCGCAGTCAGCCATTAAAGAAGCCCAGCGTTATCTGAATGTCAACATCATTGCTGATGGCAAACTGTCCGGGTTCCGGCAGATGCCTTCGCAGGAGCAGTGGCGCTTTAGCAGCGATGCTGCCTATGTCCATTACACGCCGAACGAAACCATTGGTGGTCTGGAATTTCCGTTTATTCCTGAGACCGGCGATGTGCCGCTGGTGGCGGATATGTCTTCAAACATTCTGTCGCGGCCCATTGATGTCAGTAAATTTGGTGTGATTTATGCAGGCGCGCAAAAAAACATTGGACCTGCTGGCCTGACCGTGGCGATTGTTCGTGACGACCTTCTGGAACAACGATCTTCAGCCTGTCCTGCGGTCTGGGATTATGCGACTCAGGCAGACAAGGACTCCATGTATAACACGCCCCCAACTTTTGCCTGGTATCTGGCCGGGCTGGTGTTTAAATGGCTGAAGCGACAGGGCGGGCTGGCAGAAATGGACAAGATTAATGAGCGTAAAGCGCGCAAGTTGTATGGTCAGATAGAAAGTACCGGGTTTTACCGCAATAATATTGATCCCTGCTGGTGCTCGCGTATGAATGTGCCGTTTACCCTGGCCGATCCGGAACTGGATTCTGTCTTTCTGGCAGAAGCTGGCAAAGAAGGTTTTATGTACCTTAAAGGGCATAGGGCTGTAGGCGGTATGAGAGCCAGTATCTATAATGCGGTTCCGGAAACTCATGTTGATGCGCTGGTTGGTTTTATGCAGGAATTTGAACGGCGTTATGGTTAA
- the pheA gene encoding prephenate dehydratase produces the protein MTDDKLTGLRKSIDKLDGEILKLISDRARCAQEVAQVKQQEDSDAVYYRPEREAQVLRRVMERNDGPLGDEEMARLFREIMSACLALEEPVKVAFLGPEGTFTQQAAVKHFGHSAVCVPMSAIDEVFREVTAGAVNYGVVPVENSTEGVVSHTLDSFMDSNLKICGEVVLRIHQNMLVSENTRRNHITRIYSHAQSLAQCRKWLDAHWPMAERVAVNSNAEAARRIKGEWNSAAIAGDMAAEMYGLEKIAEKIEDQPDNSTRFLIIGNQDVQISGADKTSIVVSMRNQPGALHAILEVFQVHNIDLTRIETRPSRSGTWNYVFFIDFSGHIDDPVIKIVLERLGERANDLNVLGSYPKGVL, from the coding sequence ATGACAGATGACAAGCTGACCGGACTGCGCAAGAGTATTGATAAGCTTGATGGTGAAATCCTGAAGCTGATCAGTGACAGAGCCAGATGTGCTCAGGAAGTGGCGCAGGTTAAGCAGCAGGAAGACAGCGATGCTGTCTATTATCGCCCGGAGCGTGAAGCGCAGGTTCTGCGTCGTGTCATGGAACGTAACGACGGGCCTCTGGGCGACGAAGAAATGGCGCGCCTGTTTCGGGAAATTATGTCGGCCTGCCTGGCGTTGGAAGAGCCTGTTAAGGTAGCGTTTCTGGGGCCTGAGGGTACCTTTACGCAACAGGCGGCGGTTAAGCATTTTGGGCATTCGGCCGTTTGTGTCCCCATGTCAGCCATTGATGAGGTGTTTCGTGAGGTGACTGCCGGTGCAGTTAATTATGGTGTAGTACCGGTTGAAAATTCTACGGAAGGTGTCGTCAGTCATACGCTCGACAGTTTTATGGATTCCAACCTGAAAATCTGTGGTGAGGTGGTTCTGCGGATTCATCAGAATATGCTGGTGTCAGAGAATACCCGCCGGAATCATATTACCCGCATCTATTCTCATGCCCAGTCACTGGCTCAGTGTCGTAAGTGGCTGGATGCTCACTGGCCAATGGCTGAGCGTGTTGCCGTAAACTCGAATGCCGAAGCCGCCCGCAGAATCAAGGGTGAGTGGAATTCGGCGGCGATTGCAGGTGATATGGCCGCTGAAATGTACGGTCTGGAAAAGATTGCCGAGAAAATTGAGGATCAGCCTGACAACTCAACCCGATTCCTGATCATTGGCAATCAGGATGTGCAGATCAGTGGTGCTGATAAAACGTCTATCGTCGTCAGTATGCGTAACCAGCCAGGTGCCCTGCACGCTATTCTGGAAGTCTTTCAGGTACATAATATCGACCTGACCCGAATTGAGACGCGTCCTTCCCGCAGTGGTACCTGGAACTATGTATTCTTTATTGATTTTTCCGGGCATATTGATGACCCGGTGATCAAAATTGTGCTGGAAAGACTGGGAGAGCGAGCCAATGACCTGAATGTGCTTGGTTCTTATCCTAAGGGTGTGCTGTAA
- the hisC gene encoding histidinol-phosphate transaminase has product MGCDFVELAVSGVRSLSPYQPGKPVEELAREQGLDVDAIVKLASNENPLGPAPSSLDAIGRHLSELARYPDGNLFNLRDALSQKLAIQPEQITFGNGSNDVLVLLAQSWLQPGVSAVFSEYAFVVYPIAVTAAGAESIVVPARNWGHDLDAMADAVRDDTRMIFLANPNNPTGTAFTRDELTGFLNKVRSDVIVVLDEAYFEYVQDERYPDGVALLKQYPNLVVTRTFSKAYGLAGSRVGYAVSSVEMAGVLNKLRQPFNVNNLGECAAVAVLNDDEYLQRSRDVNTQGLQTVAAGLRAMGFEYIPSMGNFITFDTGGDARVYYQKLLEKGVIVRPVANYGMPGHLRVSIGLPEENERFLQALKEVKEVVS; this is encoded by the coding sequence ATGGGATGTGATTTTGTCGAGCTGGCCGTTTCGGGTGTAAGGTCGCTGAGTCCTTATCAGCCTGGTAAGCCTGTAGAAGAACTGGCAAGAGAGCAGGGGCTTGACGTGGATGCCATTGTTAAGCTGGCCAGTAACGAGAACCCGCTGGGTCCGGCACCGTCTTCACTGGATGCTATTGGACGACATCTGTCAGAGCTGGCACGTTATCCGGATGGCAATCTGTTTAATTTGCGTGATGCGTTAAGTCAGAAACTGGCGATTCAGCCTGAGCAGATTACCTTCGGGAATGGTTCAAATGATGTGTTGGTGCTTCTGGCTCAGTCATGGCTGCAGCCAGGGGTGTCTGCCGTTTTTTCAGAGTATGCCTTTGTTGTTTATCCTATCGCTGTTACAGCGGCAGGTGCGGAGAGTATTGTGGTGCCTGCCAGAAACTGGGGGCATGATCTGGACGCCATGGCTGACGCTGTGCGGGACGATACCCGCATGATTTTTCTGGCGAATCCGAATAATCCAACCGGAACGGCGTTTACCCGGGATGAGCTGACAGGCTTCCTGAATAAGGTACGCAGTGATGTCATTGTGGTTCTGGATGAGGCGTATTTTGAGTATGTGCAGGACGAACGCTATCCGGATGGTGTCGCTTTGCTTAAGCAGTATCCAAATCTGGTGGTCACCCGGACGTTCTCCAAAGCCTATGGTCTGGCGGGAAGTCGGGTTGGTTACGCCGTTTCCAGTGTGGAGATGGCCGGTGTGCTTAATAAACTACGACAGCCGTTTAATGTAAATAATCTGGGTGAGTGCGCGGCGGTTGCAGTTCTGAATGACGATGAATACCTGCAGCGTTCCCGTGATGTGAATACGCAGGGGTTGCAAACGGTAGCGGCTGGCCTGCGGGCAATGGGTTTTGAATACATTCCTTCCATGGGGAATTTCATTACCTTTGATACGGGGGGCGATGCCAGGGTCTATTACCAGAAACTGTTGGAAAAAGGGGTGATTGTTCGCCCGGTTGCTAATTATGGGATGCCAGGACATTTGAGGGTATCCATTGGTCTGCCGGAAGAAAATGAGCGTTTCCTGCAGGCTTTGAAAGAAGTAAAAGAAGTGGTGTCGTAG
- a CDS encoding bifunctional prephenate dehydrogenase/3-phosphoshikimate 1-carboxyvinyltransferase, which translates to MNAQRLQINRIRVLVVGLGLIGGSFAAALKEKGICHEVAGYDCSRDSVDIAFENGLIDSPCYDLPDGVGRADVVMLAVPMLAMPAVLQQLVDVPLAGKVVTDVGSCKGSLIESARQLFGEVPACLVPGHPIAGSEKSGVTAARPDLFKGHKVILTPLLHTDTHATALIKSLWQACGAHVDSMDIGHHDEVLALTSHLPHFLAFSLVDTLAGNRENQEIFRYAAGGFRDFTRIAGSDPTMWHDIALGNRDAVLQALDRFTEGLEGLRNAIINKDSQRMLGIFERASTARQHFTSMLERRAYMTSLNDTETMNEVQQTFVAQPGGKVTGELRVPGDKSVSHRSIMLGALAEGETVVDGFLEGEDAMATLQAFRDMGVDIEGPHDGRVTIHGVGMHGLQQPPGPLYLGNAGTAMRLMAGLMAAQSFDVTLTGDTSLSGRPMNRVVKPLTEMGASIETAEGGRPPLVIKGGQALKGIHYDLPVASAQVQSCLLLAGLYAEGETSTVAPGIVRDHTNRMLSGFGYPVAVDGERVAVQGGHKLTATRIDVPADISSAAFFLVAASIAEGSDLTLPHVGINPTRTGVLDILRLMGADITLSNEKLVGGEPVADIRVRYAPLKGIKIPEHLVPLAIDEFPVLFVAAACAEGETILHGAEELRVKESDRIQAMADGLQALGIDAEALPDGMIVKGGKPFAAGTVESHGDHRIAMAFAVASLRSQGAIRIKDCANVATSFPNFVRLASHAGLKLSVEGQDE; encoded by the coding sequence GTGAACGCTCAGAGATTGCAGATAAACAGAATCAGGGTGCTTGTGGTCGGCCTGGGGCTGATTGGTGGTTCTTTTGCCGCTGCGCTGAAAGAGAAAGGGATTTGTCATGAGGTTGCAGGCTATGACTGTAGCCGCGATTCTGTTGATATTGCCTTTGAAAATGGCCTGATTGACAGCCCCTGTTATGATTTGCCCGATGGGGTGGGTCGTGCTGATGTTGTTATGCTGGCGGTTCCCATGCTGGCTATGCCTGCGGTGCTTCAACAGCTTGTGGATGTGCCGCTGGCGGGCAAGGTGGTGACTGATGTGGGCAGTTGCAAAGGGTCACTGATTGAGTCTGCACGACAGTTGTTTGGTGAAGTGCCTGCCTGTCTGGTACCGGGACACCCTATCGCCGGTTCTGAAAAAAGCGGTGTAACAGCAGCCAGACCTGATCTTTTTAAAGGTCATAAAGTGATTCTGACACCGCTGTTGCACACCGACACTCATGCTACGGCATTGATTAAGTCGCTCTGGCAGGCCTGCGGCGCGCATGTTGACAGTATGGATATCGGGCATCACGATGAGGTGTTGGCGCTGACCAGTCACCTGCCTCATTTTCTGGCTTTCTCTCTGGTCGACACTCTGGCCGGTAATCGGGAAAACCAAGAGATATTTCGTTATGCGGCTGGAGGTTTTCGGGATTTTACCCGAATTGCCGGCAGTGACCCGACCATGTGGCATGATATTGCCCTGGGTAACCGGGACGCTGTTTTACAGGCGCTGGACCGTTTTACAGAAGGTCTTGAAGGGCTTCGAAACGCCATTATAAATAAAGACAGTCAACGCATGCTGGGTATTTTTGAACGGGCATCCACTGCCCGGCAACATTTTACCAGTATGTTGGAAAGAAGAGCCTATATGACCTCGTTGAATGACACTGAAACTATGAATGAAGTACAACAAACCTTTGTTGCCCAGCCGGGTGGCAAAGTGACCGGAGAACTGCGGGTTCCCGGTGATAAGTCTGTTTCCCACCGCTCCATCATGCTGGGCGCCCTGGCAGAGGGAGAAACGGTTGTTGATGGTTTTCTGGAAGGTGAAGATGCCATGGCAACGCTGCAGGCCTTCCGTGATATGGGTGTGGATATTGAAGGTCCACACGATGGCCGGGTCACTATTCACGGCGTGGGTATGCACGGGCTGCAACAGCCGCCGGGACCGCTCTATCTGGGTAATGCCGGTACGGCTATGCGCCTTATGGCAGGGCTGATGGCTGCGCAGTCTTTTGATGTCACCCTGACGGGCGATACGTCTTTATCCGGGCGTCCCATGAACCGGGTGGTTAAGCCTCTCACTGAAATGGGGGCGAGCATTGAAACCGCAGAGGGTGGGCGTCCACCGTTGGTGATTAAAGGTGGTCAGGCACTGAAAGGTATTCATTATGACTTACCGGTAGCCTCTGCCCAGGTTCAGTCCTGCCTGCTGCTGGCGGGTCTTTACGCTGAAGGGGAGACGTCTACGGTCGCTCCGGGAATTGTTCGTGATCATACAAATCGTATGTTGTCCGGGTTCGGGTATCCTGTGGCAGTAGATGGCGAGCGGGTGGCAGTACAGGGCGGACATAAACTGACAGCGACCCGAATTGACGTGCCTGCCGACATTTCATCTGCGGCGTTTTTTCTCGTAGCAGCCAGTATTGCGGAAGGTTCCGACCTGACCCTTCCTCATGTTGGCATCAATCCAACCCGAACCGGTGTGCTGGATATTCTGCGTCTCATGGGGGCTGACATAACCCTGTCCAACGAGAAACTGGTAGGCGGTGAACCTGTTGCAGATATTCGTGTGCGATACGCGCCTTTGAAAGGTATTAAAATTCCTGAACATCTTGTACCTCTGGCGATTGATGAGTTTCCGGTACTGTTTGTCGCGGCAGCCTGCGCTGAAGGTGAAACCATTCTGCATGGCGCTGAAGAGTTGCGGGTCAAGGAAAGTGACCGGATTCAGGCTATGGCTGATGGTTTGCAGGCACTGGGCATTGATGCAGAAGCCTTGCCTGATGGTATGATTGTCAAGGGCGGTAAGCCATTTGCGGCAGGTACGGTTGAGAGTCATGGAGATCATCGCATTGCCATGGCCTTTGCGGTGGCTTCATTGCGGTCGCAGGGCGCAATCCGCATTAAAGACTGTGCCAATGTTGCCACCTCATTCCCGAATTTTGTCAGGCTGGCCAGTCATGCCGGCCTGAAGTTATCTGTTGAAGGACAAGACGAGTGA
- the cmk gene encoding (d)CMP kinase, translated as MVTIDGPSGSGKGTVAALLAKELGWHLLDSGALYRLTALAAINHGVDFADESSLEVLAGHLDVQFEPGQGEEGMTIILEGETVGANLRTEEVGAKASKVAALPKVRAALLKRQRDFAHGAGLVADGRDMGTVVFPAADFKVYLTASAEERAKRRQNQLQLKGIGASFDRLLADIQARDERDMNRKVAPLKPAEGALQLDSTRLTIQEVFSRILDGMRQKGLI; from the coding sequence GTGGTGACCATTGACGGTCCCAGCGGTTCAGGTAAAGGTACGGTCGCAGCCCTGCTTGCCAAGGAGCTGGGCTGGCACCTGCTTGATAGTGGCGCTCTGTACCGGCTGACAGCGCTTGCAGCAATCAATCATGGTGTTGATTTTGCTGACGAGTCTTCTCTTGAGGTGCTGGCTGGTCATCTTGATGTCCAGTTTGAGCCGGGGCAGGGTGAGGAAGGCATGACCATTATCCTTGAAGGTGAAACGGTAGGTGCTAATCTGCGAACTGAAGAAGTGGGTGCCAAAGCGTCGAAAGTGGCGGCTCTGCCAAAAGTTCGTGCTGCTCTGTTGAAGCGTCAGCGTGACTTTGCTCACGGAGCGGGGCTGGTGGCTGATGGTCGTGATATGGGAACGGTTGTGTTCCCTGCCGCAGACTTCAAGGTTTACCTGACAGCCAGTGCAGAAGAGCGGGCAAAGCGTCGACAAAACCAGTTGCAACTGAAAGGGATTGGTGCTAGTTTTGATCGGCTTTTAGCTGACATTCAGGCACGGGATGAACGTGATATGAACCGTAAGGTGGCTCCGCTCAAACCGGCCGAAGGCGCTCTGCAACTGGATAGCACCCGCCTGACTATTCAGGAAGTGTTTAGCCGCATACTTGATGGTATGCGACAGAAGGGTCTTATCTGA
- the rpsA gene encoding 30S ribosomal protein S1 produces the protein MSESFADLFEESLQEIEMKPGAIVSGQVIDIDNDWVTVHAGLKSEGVIPKAQFLNEQGELTIAVGDEVQVALDAVEDGFGETRLSREKAKRMEAWGELEKAFEAEEIVKGVISGKVKGGFTVDVNTIRAFLPGSLVDVRPVRDTAHLEGKELEFKVIKLDQKRNNVVVSRRSVLEAENSAEREELLGTLQEGLEVKGIVKNLTDYGAFVDLGGVDGLLHITDMAWKRIKHPSEIVNVGDEINVKVLKFDRERNRVSLGLKQLGEDPWVAITNRFPEGTRASGRVTNLTDYGCFVELEEGVEGLVHVSEMDWTNKNIHPSKVVALGDEVEVQVLDIDEERRRISLGIKQCKTNPWEDFSGSFNKGDKLAGKIKSITDFGIFIGLDGGIDGLVHLSDISWNEAGEEAVRQYRKGDEVEAVILAIDAERERISLGIKQLSEDPFNAFAGLNEKGSIVKGVIKEVTAKAATVELAEDVLATLKASEISRDRVEDATNVLKEGEEVEARIISIDRKNRNISLSIKAKDEAEDKAAIKELRSTAPEASGPTTIGDLIKAQMENK, from the coding sequence ATGAGCGAAAGCTTTGCTGATCTGTTTGAAGAAAGCCTGCAAGAAATCGAAATGAAGCCGGGCGCTATTGTTAGCGGCCAGGTAATCGATATCGACAACGACTGGGTGACCGTACACGCTGGTCTGAAGTCTGAAGGCGTTATCCCTAAAGCTCAGTTCCTGAACGAACAGGGCGAACTGACCATCGCTGTTGGCGATGAAGTTCAGGTTGCTCTGGACGCTGTTGAAGATGGTTTCGGTGAAACCCGTCTGTCTCGTGAAAAAGCCAAGCGTATGGAAGCTTGGGGCGAGCTGGAAAAAGCCTTCGAAGCTGAAGAAATTGTTAAAGGTGTTATCTCCGGTAAAGTCAAAGGCGGCTTCACTGTTGACGTTAATACTATCCGTGCGTTCCTGCCTGGTTCTCTGGTTGACGTTCGTCCAGTTCGTGACACTGCTCACCTGGAAGGCAAAGAGCTGGAATTCAAGGTAATCAAGCTGGATCAGAAGCGTAACAACGTTGTTGTTTCCCGTCGTTCCGTACTGGAAGCTGAAAACAGCGCTGAGCGTGAAGAACTGCTGGGTACTCTGCAGGAAGGTCTGGAAGTTAAAGGTATCGTTAAGAACCTGACCGACTACGGCGCGTTCGTAGATCTGGGTGGTGTTGACGGCCTGCTGCACATCACTGACATGGCCTGGAAGCGCATCAAGCATCCTAGCGAAATCGTTAATGTTGGTGACGAGATCAACGTTAAGGTTCTGAAGTTCGACCGTGAGCGCAACCGCGTATCTCTGGGTCTGAAGCAGCTGGGTGAAGATCCATGGGTAGCTATCACTAACCGCTTCCCGGAAGGCACCCGTGCTTCCGGTCGCGTAACCAACCTGACTGACTACGGCTGCTTCGTTGAGCTGGAAGAAGGTGTTGAAGGTCTGGTACACGTTTCCGAAATGGACTGGACCAACAAAAACATCCACCCATCCAAAGTGGTTGCTCTGGGTGACGAAGTTGAAGTTCAGGTTCTGGACATCGATGAAGAGCGTCGTCGTATCTCCCTGGGTATCAAGCAGTGCAAGACCAACCCATGGGAAGACTTCTCCGGTTCCTTCAACAAGGGCGACAAGCTGGCTGGTAAGATCAAGTCTATCACTGACTTCGGTATCTTCATCGGTCTGGACGGTGGCATCGACGGCCTGGTTCACCTGTCTGACATCTCCTGGAACGAAGCTGGCGAAGAAGCTGTACGTCAGTACCGTAAGGGCGACGAAGTTGAAGCTGTTATCCTGGCTATCGACGCTGAGCGTGAGCGTATCTCCCTGGGTATCAAGCAACTGTCTGAAGATCCGTTCAACGCCTTCGCTGGCCTGAACGAGAAGGGCTCCATCGTTAAGGGTGTGATCAAGGAAGTAACCGCTAAGGCTGCTACCGTTGAACTGGCCGAAGACGTACTGGCTACTCTGAAAGCTTCCGAAATCAGCCGTGACCGCGTTGAAGACGCAACCAACGTTCTGAAGGAAGGCGAAGAAGTAGAAGCTCGCATCATCAGCATCGATCGTAAGAACCGCAACATCAGCCTGTCCATCAAAGCGAAGGACGAAGCTGAAGACAAAGCGGCTATCAAGGAGCTGCGCAGCACTGCTCCTGAAGCTTCCGGTCCTACCACTATCGGTGACCTGATCAAAGCTCAGATGGAAAACAAGTAA